ATGAGCACGTCTCCTCGATTCATCGAGTAGGAGCCCTGTTGCCCCGGGGATAGTGCGCTGACGCCCGAACCGGAGCGTACGTACGCTGCTGTGTTCACCGTTACCTGCGTACCGTCTTCGGTAGCTGTTACCGCAAGGAAACCAGGCGCGTCGTTCCAGCTCGATGGGCCGAAACCCGTCGGTCCGATGCCGACGTGATGGGTGGGGTAGGACATCACGTAGTAGTCGGACCCCAACGCCGTCGTCGGGATCAGGATCGAGGCGTCATTCGTGAAGGAGTTGCACGGCGCCGGGCAGTTCGCGTCGCCCGGACGTTCGAACTCCAACGGATTGAACTGATAAAGCGTGATCGGGACGGAACTCGTTACGTGGAACGCTCCGGCTTGGACCAGCGCCGAGGTGAAGTTCGGGAAGGTCTGTTTCAGGGCCGTGACCCAAGGCAAGCGAATCGTATCCAGACCGCCGGGGGCGATGGTGGTGGACGCCAGCATCTGTCCCTGGAACTCGACCGTCACCACGGCGTCCGACTTCGTCGGGTTGGCAGCAACCACGGCGAACTCGAAGCCTTCATCCAGACCGGCGTTGTTGGTCACCGTTGGCCAGTACTCGCAGCCCAAGTAGCTCTTCTGAGCTTGGGCCTGGGCGCAAGTCTCCGGAATGCCACCGGCGTTCCCGCCGCCGCTGCCACCGCCGCCGTCAATTTGACCGCCCGAGCCACCAAAAGCACCGAAGCCGCCCTCGGCCCCGGAGCCTCCGCTGTTGCCGCTTCCGCTGTTGCCGCCGTTGCTCACACCCGAGCCACCACCCGAGCTCGCCGAGCAACCACCTGCAAACAACCCACCGGCAGCCGCCAAGAAAGCGACTCGAGAAACCCACTTTGTCATGCCCACCATCCGCATGGCCGACCCTCCACTAAGCGTTCGCCATCAGCGAACTGAAAACTCCAGCCGCGCCGGCTCTCCAGCGCTCACCGAACAAGACCCATCCAGGTTTTGGCAGCCTTGTGACGCCGCGTCAAAGCCAGCGTGCGGATCCGAACACTTTCTGGCGCCGGGCGGCCAGGATCGCGGAAAAATTCGTTGAAACCTGAAGTTTCTGAGCGGTTTTTCCGGTCGGAGTCCGGACTAGCGCCCGCAGCGCGGAGTGGACCCTCGGCGGAACCCGCACGGAAACAATTCTTGGTGGCCAGCCCCTTGAGGCCCAGTGCGCGGAGAGCTAAGTGCCGCCGCATGGCCCGGCGCTTCCCTGCAGTCTTGTTGACTTGGCTGCTCGTCGCTTGTGGCTCAGCGAGCCCAGAGCCTACGGCGCCCGCAGAGCCAACCGCGGCACCTCCCCCCCAAAAACCGCAGCGTCCAGCGGGGCCTCTGCGGGTGCGCCTCGAAGCGAAGCGCGTGTTCCTCGGCAGCGAGGAGCACCTGCTGCGCACCCCCTTCGACTTCCCGCAGCAACCGACACCTCGGTCGCCTGAGGCGTTTCAACTGGTGTTGGGTGAGGACGCGACGGGTGCGTCGCTGAACGCTTTGCTCGAGGCAAGCTCCGAAGCGGGCTGGCCTATCGCGGAGCTAGCGAATCAAGGGCCGGCCATCCGCTTGCGCTTGGCGAGCACGAGTTCAGTACCCGCGAGCACGGAGCTCACCACGATCTTGCTCTGGCCACAGCTGCTCCACGCCGGGCGGCTCAGCTTGCCGGAAGGCAACGATCCGATAGACGGCGTGTCTAGCACAACGTTTCCCTACGGCATCAATGTCCGCGGTACTTCGCAATGCAGCGGAGGCAGCTGCGACCAGGTGCGGCTACAAGTCAGCCCAGTGACGCCGCTCAGCGAAGTACGCGACGTCCTGAACCAAGTGGCGCTCGCGAACGCTGGTCCAGTGGAGGCGCTGCTGATCGGCGGAGAAATGCGACCGCCTGGAGCGACCCTGGTTGGCGTCGGGCACACCACGGTGGCTGGTCGCCTACCGCCTGCCGAGATCCAGCGAGTCGTACGCGCCGCCTACGGCGATTTTCGCAAGTGCTACGAAGACGGCTTGAGACGGGACGCATCACTCACGGGCAAGGTCACCGTGCGCTTCGTGATCGGTCGCGATGGCAAAGCATCCCACGCGTCCGTCGATCCCCAAGCGACGAACATCCCGGACACGGAGGTCGTGGACTGCATACTCCGTCACTACGACGCGCTACAGTTCCCGAAGCCTGAGGGCGGCATCGTCACGGTCGTGTACCCCATATTCTTCTCGCCAGGAGAATAGAAGGCACTTCCTTTTTTGGGGGTGAGGTCCGCCGTCGGTCAGCAAGAACCGCCAGGCGGTCCACCGAAGTCTTGCGGATCGACACAACCGAGCCCCAGGAACTGGTCGTAGTAGCCGCAAGTATGATCCGCGCGGCAACATCCCTGGATGTTCTGCCCGTAGATGTTCGTGCCCGGGCAGTCGTTGGTGGGTGAGCCAGCTTGATTGCTCTCCACGCAGCCCAAGCCCCCGAAGAGCGTGCTCAAGTCGAGCCCACATTTGCCACTGTCCGCGCAGCAGCCACGCACATAGCCACCCTGGGCGTTCGGGCACTGCGCGGCGTCGCAGCTGCTGGTAGTGCCACCCTGGGCGCCGGAACCTCCGGCACCGCTGCCGCCTTGAGCACCGCTGCCGCCCTGAGCACCGCTGCCGCCCTGAGCACCGCTGCCGCCTTGGGCGCCGCTGCCGCCTTGGGCACCGCTGCCGCCCTGAGCGCCGCTGCCGCCTTGGGCACCGCTGCCGCCCTGAGCACCGCTGCCGCCTTGGGCGCCGCTGCCGCCTTGGGCGCCGCTGCCGCCCTGGCCGCCACTGCCGCCCGCGGTCGCGCACTGATCCAGACACGGCCCCGGCTCGCCGCCGAGGCACAGGCAGCCTTCGTAGCAGACCAGGCCGTCACAGCTGCTGCCGCCGCTCCCAGCGTTGCCACTGCTCGCGCCGGACCCTTCCCCGTTCAGCCCAGCGTCATCGGCGCTCCCGCACGCGGCGACCCCGAAGCCAAACACAACCGCCAGGGCCCCCACTAGTCGCAGCGTTCCAGTCCGTGGTGAGTTCCCTACGCGCGCGCCAAGTCCAATCATAGTCTGCCTCAAGCCTCAGGATGACCGGTCGACCTGCCGTTTCGCAAGCATCACAGCGGTTTTTTCCCAGGTTTGCGGGTGCGGCGGAAGATTCTCAGACCTCAGCCTCAACAGGGACCACCCGGAGGGTCGCCGAGGTCCTCTGGCCGCACGCACCCGAGGCCGAGCCCGCCTTCCATATAACCGCAGGTATGATCCGCACGGCAACATCCGGAGAAGAGGTTGCCCTGGAAGTAGGTATTGGGGCAGTTGCCGTTGATGTTCCCAGGCTGGTTCGACTCGACGCAGGAGAGCGATGGATCTACGCCGCTCAGGTCCAAGCCGCACTTGCCGGACTCCGCACAGCACCCCACGAAAGTGAAACGGTTCGGGCATTGCGATGGCACGCACGCAGCCGTGGACCCGCCTTGGGCGCCTGACCCACCTTGGGCTGACCCGCCCTGAGCACCCGAGCCGCCTTGTGCTCCTTGTGCTCCGGCGCCGCCCTGTGCACCCGAGCCGCCTTGTGCTCCGGCGCCGCCCTGTGCACTCGAGCCACCTTGTGCTCCGGCGCCGCCCTGTGCACTCGAGCCACCTTGTGCTCCGGCGCCGTCACTGCCGCCTTGAGCGGCCCGACAGCTCTCGATACACGGACCAGGCGTGCCGCCCTCACAGACGCAGGCGTCGTAGCACTCGAGGTTGGCGCACGAGCTACCGTTTAGCCCCTCGTCGTCAGCACTACCGCATGCAGCCGCCATCCAGACCACTGCAGCGACAAGTCCCAGGCGCCCGCTTGTGCGTGAACTCCGTACGTGTGCAGCAGCCATCGCTTTAGAATGCCCGGACGACCCGTCGGGCCGCAAGCCCGCCCGCAGCAGCCTCCCCGAGAGCTCAAAGAACCCCAGAACGCGCCATTCTCCCTCGAGAGAGGCCCCGGAGCAGGGTCCATTTCTTCGCCTTCGGCCGGTGACTACAGCAGGTCGACGCGGCCGGCTTCGCCGACCGGCCCGGCCGTGCTAAACGCGCGGTCCCATGCGGTATTCACGCGCTCTACTGCCCACGGTCAAGGAGGCTCCCGCCGACGCGACCACCACGAGTCACATCTTGCTGCTCCGCGCTGGCTACGTCCGGCGAGTGGGCGCGGGGATCTACTCGTTCCTCCCGCTGGGCGTGCGGGTGCTCCGCAAGATCGAAGCGATTGTCCGCGAGGAAATGAACAAGGCGGGCGCCGAAGAGGTCCTGCTGCCCGCGCTGCTTCCCGCTGAGTACTTCCAAGAGACCAATCGCTGGACGCTGTTCGGCGACACCTTGATGCGCCTCAAGGATCGCAAAGGCGGGGACTACCACCTCGGGCCCACTCACGAAGAGATCATCACCGACCTCGCGCGTCGGGAGATCCACAGCTACCGCGACGTTCCGAAGAACCTCTACCAAATCCAGACCAAGTTCCGCGACGAGCCACGTCCTCGCGCGGGGCTCCTGCGCTGCCGTGAGTTCTTGATGAAGGATGCATACTCCTTCGACGTCAGCGAAGACGCGGCGAAGCAGAGCTACGAGGCGATGCGCATCGCCTACCGCAACATCTTCGACCGCTGCGGCTTCGAGTACCGCATGGTCGGTGCGGACTCGGGAGCCATGGGAGGCTCGACCAGCGCTGAGTTCCAGGTGCTCGTTCACAGCGGTGAGGACATCATCGCGGCCTGTTCCAGCTGCGAGTACGCGGCAAACGCCGAGGTCGCTGGCTCGACACCTGCTGCGCCGCGAGGGCCAGAAGCCTCGAGCGTGCCCGCGCTGGAGAAAGTGATCACGCCCAAGCAGAAGACCATCGAAGAGGTCTCCAAGTTCCTCAAGCGTGAGCCGGCCGACTTCCTGAAGAGCCTGCTCTACGTCGCGGACAACGAGGTGGTGATGGCGGTGGTGCGGGGCAACCACGAGCTGAACGAGATCAAGCTCGCGCGCGTGCTCGGCGTAGACGAGGTGTTCCTGGCGAGCCCTGAAGACATCCGCAAGGCGACTGGCGCTGAGGTGGGCTTCGCGGGCCCCGTCGGCTTCAAGGGCAAGCTCATCATCGATCGGGACGCAGCCAGCGTGAGCGACGCCGTGACCGGCGCCAATGAGACAGACCACCACTTGCTGCACGTGCAGTACGGCCGCGACTTCGAGGGTCAGGTCGCGGACATCCGCATGGTTGCCGAGGGCGACCCCTGCCCCAACTGCGGCGAGCAGCTCAAGCTGTATCGCGGCATCGAGGCGGGCCACATCTTCATCCTGGGCACCCACTACTCGGCGCAGATGGGCGCGACGTACCTGGACGAGAAGCAGGAGAAAAAGCCGCTGGTCATGGGTTGCTACGGCATCGGCGTCTCCCGCTTGGTGGCCGCGGCGATCGAGCAGCACAACGACAAGGACGGCATTCGCTGGCCGATGAGCATCGCGCCCTACCAGGTGCACATCGTGCAACTCGGTATGGAACCCGAGGTCGCGGCAGCGGTGGGCGAGCTCGAGGCGCAGCTCGAGAGCGCCGGCCTCGAGGTACTGGTAGACGACCGCGAGGGACGCCCAGGCGGCAAGTTCAAGGACGCCGACCTGATCGGCATCCCGCTGCGCGTGACGATTGGCGCCCGCTCGCTGCAGAACGGCGGCGTCGAACTTAAGCTCCGCACGGAAACGGATCCGAAGAAGGCCGAGCTGGTTCCCACCGCCGACGCCGCCAAAAAGATCGTGGGCATGGTCAAGGAGTTGCTCGCGAACCCTCGGCAGGGGATCACGGGAGCTCAGCCTCCCAAGGAAGCGCAGTGAGCAACGGGGGCAAAGACGCAAACCCCGACAGCCGGCTGGTACAGTCGCCGGATAGCGGCAGTCGGGACACCCTCCCGGGGCACTCCCGAGGCGTCGGTTCGACGCAGGCTGTGCATGCCGGTGTTCCAAGCGCTCGCCCCCATCACACCCTCGCGCCGAGCATCGCGCAGACCGCGACCTACAAGTTTCAGAGCACCGCAGACCTCGTGCAGTACATGCGGGGTGAGGACGCGGACGCTGGGCGCGAAGAGTACGGCCGCTACGGGAACCCGACGGTACATGAGCTGGAGCAGCGCATGGCCGCGCTCGAGGGCACCGCTGATTGCGTAGCGTTCAGTAGCGGGATGGCCGCGGTGACCACGATGCTGCTGAGCCTGACCAAGGCGGGCGACCACGTGGTGCTGTTTCGTGATTGCTACCGCCGCACCCGGCAGTTCGTGACCCAGATGCTCTCACGCTTTGGTGTCGAGCACACCTTGGTCGAGCCGGGAGATCTGGAGGCACTCGACCGCGCCATCACGAAGCAAACGCGCGTGGTGGTGAGCGAGTCCCCCACCAATCCGTACAATTTCTGCGTGGATTTTGGCGAGATGGCGGCCATCTGCAAGCGCCATGGCAGGGTGCGCACCGTCGTGGACGCGACCTTCGCGACCCCATACAACTGCCGGCCCGCAGAGTTCGGCGTCGATCTCGTGCTCCACAGCGCCACTAAGTACCTGGGCGGTCACAACGACGTGATGGGCGGCGTCGTATCTGGACCGGGGCACCTGATTTCCCTGCTGCGAGAGACCCGCGGTGTGCTCGGTGGCATCCTGGATCCCCACGCGGCATTCCTGATCTTGCGCGGCCTGAGAAGCTTGGGCATCCGCATGCAGCGCCAAAATCAGACGGCGCTCGCCGTCGCTCAGGCTCTTGAAGCGCACCCCAAGATTGAGCGCGTGTTCTACACGGGGCTCGAGAGTCACCCGTCCCACGCCATCGCCCGGCGCCAGCTGAAGGGCGGCGGCGGCATCGTGAGCTTCGTCGTCAAAGGCGGGCAAGACGCCGCGAGTCGCCTGATCGACGCCTGTCAGCTCGCGACCATCGCTTCGTCACTCGGTGGGGTCGAGACGCTGATCGAGCAGCCGCGCTACATGAGCTTCTTCGAACTCGATGAAGCTGGCCTTGCTCAAGTTGGCATCGATCCAGCGCTGGTGCGGCTAGCGGTGGGTGTGGAAGAGACCGACGACGTGGTCAGCGACCTGCTCCAGGCGCTAGACCAGGTCTGAACTCTTCAGCTACGGTTCAGCGTCGCTTCCTCGCGGTACCACCTGGTGCCCCGCTTCGACCCACATCAGCGGTCCGCTGACCAGCTCCGCGTCTCCCCCTTCCGGAGACACGGGCACCAGCGCTCGGCCGTCGTCACTCAGCGCTAGCACGCGCGGCTGGGTGCCAAGCACTCGCCCTTCCTCAAGATCGATCCATTGCGGCGAGACCCAGGAGTAACGCCCATGGTGCAGCTCTTCGGCGACTTCGTCCACGGACGCGTGAAGGTCGGTCCATGGCTCCTTCGCCTCGGCGTCGTAGAGCCAGAGCGCGTTGCGCCGCCGCACCAGCGCATGGGCCTCGAACGTGTGCACCACGATGTCACCCACCTTGAGCGGGAGCACGCGCCCGTCCTGCATGTCGAGGAGCCGAGTCTCGCTCCCAGGGTAAAAATCGAGAAGCCGTGGGCCGGTCACGGTGTCGCCCCAGGTGTCACTGCGGATTGGCGCCAGGTCGAAGCCGAGGGGTGTGCGCTGCAGTTGCCCCGAACCGAGGAGGCGCACGAGCTCCACCGCGTGGCGGTAGTTGTGCGTCTTCTTGATGTCTTCGGCGCTCGGCTCGCAGGCCACCACCAGGCTATTCCGCGCGGCATCGGCATACAGTACGTGCGCTTCACAGCCATCGAGTTCGACCGCATCCGTGTGGGGTCGCCCGAGACGATAGCCGCGGGTGTAGAGCCGTGCGCCAGCTTGGCGAAACACCAGGCGGCTCCCCAGGGGCGTCACCAAACCATCGCGCCGCTCGAGCTTTGGGCTGCGTCCTGGGCCGAGTTTTCCGAGGTAGAGGCTCCGCGTGTAGAGTTTGTCTCCCCGTCCCGGATAGACGCTGTACGTCGCTCGGGGAGGAACACAGCGCTTGCTCACCCCCTGCCCTTGCTCGGGCAACGGCCAATCGAAGCGCCCGTTACCGTTGGTGTCATCGATCAGCACCTGGAGCAGCAGCCAGTTGCCGGTCGGATCGAGCCGCAGACGATACACGCTGCCTCGACCGGGATCGAAAACGCGCTCTTGCCCGCTCTCCAGGTCGCGTACCACGAGCTCTTCTTTGCGCTGACCAGGCAGCATGCCCGACTGGTGCTGCCCGAGCCGCAGGTAGGCAAGTTTCCCCGCGGCATCAAACGAGAGCACGCGATGGGGCAAATCGCGGCTCACGTCGTCGCGAACATCGGCGCCGAGCGCGGACAAATCGACAGACTTTGCGCTGTAGTCATCGAACAGCTCGAGCTTGCCGTCGCGCCGAAAGAGCAACCAACGCCCACTGGGGTCCGCGTCGATGAACTCCTCGAGGGGGAGGCCCTCACCGGCGCCGCGCACCAAGTAGCTCGCCAACGCGTCGCCATTGATTTCGCCGCGCGGCCCGACGCGAAAGCCGACCTCGCCATCTCCGTCGCTGTCCGTTCGAGCCTGACACAGCGCGACCCAGCGATGATTGCCACTCGCACGTTGCAGCAACAGCGGCCCCGCCGCCCCGATGCTGCCCTCAGGGAGGGGCTCTGGCGCTGGGGGTTCAAGCGGCGCTTCCACGCTGGGCGCCGCGCTCGGCGTTGGCGGCGCACTGGGAGCTGGCGCAGGCAGCGGCTCTTGGGGAGTGACCGCTGAGCCGCCACAGCCAACGCAAACCAAGCCGGCAAGCAGCCACCACGCGGCGCGCGCAGGTAGCGCCCAGAGCACGGCGTCGCTGACTCCCATCGCTGTCCTGCTATCATCTGCGCCATGCTTCGTCGATCCTTGCGTCTCGCGTTGGCTCTCCTCGTTCCTGCACTCGCGCTCTCGAGCGGCTCTGGTTGCGGGAGCAAGGACTCCGTGGCGCTCAGCGCTTGGATCAGCGACGCGCAACTGGGTGTGCAGTCGGGCACGCTGGGCGACCGGCTCTCGGGTTCCTTCGTGCTGAACCTCGAGCTTGGTCCAGAGGCGTCCGGGAGCACGACCGTGACGCTCGAGGACTTCGCGCTGGCCCCTGCTGGCGGCACGGAAGATTTGGTCCCCGCCTTCGCCCCCGAACCTTCGGAGAGCTTCCCGCTCACCCTCAGCGCTGGGGATAAAAAGCAGATCACCATGACCATCCCCGATGGCGACACCTTGAGCGATACCCAAACGGGTGCGCTTTGCGCGGGTGACATCGAGATCCGCGCGTCGGTGCGGGATAGCTTGGGCGACGACGCCATCACCTCGGTGCGCAGCGCTGCGCTGAGCGTCGCTGGCTGCCCGTGACAGCCCCAACGACGCCGCGCGTTGCTTCCAATCCAGCGGGTGCTGAACACCTGATCTGAACATGGCCGCCTTGGGGTGCTTCACGGCTTTTTGAGCGCTGCACATCGCGCTATGAAGCCCTCGTGGACCAGACTCAAAGCGTGGAGTCTCAAGACTCTCAGCCCAGCAAACAGCCCGTCGCCCAATCTGGCAACGGACATGTGTCGCCCTACAAGCCCACGCACCACGTGCGCTTGGTGACGGCAGCTTCGCTCTTCGACGGTCACGACGCGGCGATCAACATCATGCGTCGCATCCTCCAAGCCTCGGGCGCCGAAGTGATCCACCTCGGACACAACCGCTCCGTCGCGGAGATCGTCGACTGCGCCATCCAAGAAGACGCTCAAGGGATCTGCCTCACGAGCTACCAAGGCGGCCACGTCGAGTACCTGAAGTACATGCACGACCTGCTGAAAGAGCGCGGGGCCAGGATCAAGATTTTCGGGGGGGGAGGGGGAACCATCCTGCCCAGCGAAATCGAAGAGCTCCATGCCTACGGCATCGACCGCATCTACTCACCGGACGACGGACGCTCGCTAGGGCTGCAAGGCATGATCGACGACGTCATGCGCCAGTGCGATTTCGCCGTCGGCAAGCCGAGCGACGCGGAGCCGCTCCTCGGTCAGGTGAAGAGCGACAAACCAGCCGTGCTGGCTCGATTGATCTCCTTGGTCGAGAATTACCCCGAGGAAACACAGGCACTCCAGGACTCGCTCAGCGCCAAGAGCGAGGCGATCAAGACTCCAGTCCTGGGCATCACCGGCACCGGCGGCGCCGGCAAATCGAGCCTGGTGGACGAGCTGGTGCGACGCTTCTTGCTGGATCAACCGGACAAGCGCCTGGCGATCATCAGCGTCGACCCCTCCAAGCGGAAGAGCGGCGGCGCCCTGCTTGGCGACCGCATCCGCATGAACTCGATCCACGACGATCGCATCTACATGCGCTCTCTAGCAACTCGTCAGAGCAACCTGGCCCTCAGCCGCTACGTCAAGCACAGCATCCAGCTCGCGAAGCTCGCCGGCTTCGATCTGGTGATCGTCGAGACGAGCGGCATCGGTCAGAGCGACACGGAAATCACCGAGCACTCGGACGTCGCGCTGTACGTGATGACCGCCGAGTATGGCGCAGCCACGCAGCTCGAGAAGATCGACATGCTCGACTTCGCCGACGTGATCGCCATCAACAAGTTCGACAAGCGCGGCAGCCTGGACGCTTTGCGTGACGTGCGCCGCCAGTACAAGCGCAACCACCAGCTGTTTCAAGCGAGCGACGACGAGCTGCCGATCTTTGGCAGCATTGCCTCTCAGTTCAACGACCCGGGGACGAACCAGCTGTACCAGCGCTTGATGCAGACCATCGCGGAGAAGACCGGCGCGAACGCCCTCGGACCGCAACGGGAACTGTCCGCTGCGGAGAGCGAAAAGCGTTACGTCATTCCGCCTGAGCGGGTGCGTTACCTCGCGGAGATTTGCGACAGCAGCAAAGCCTACGACGAGTTCGTGGACACCCAGGCGGGCTACGCCAGCGCCCTCTACCAGCTGCACGGCGCGCTAGGTCTGTTTGGAAGTACAAACGGCGCACCTCCCCCCCAAAACAAGCGCGAAGTCGGCGCCTTGGTGCCGGACCTGAAGAGCGAAGAAGGGGACGCGACCAGGAAGGCGCTGGTCGATCGCTATATCGAGATCGAGGCCAAGCTCGACCGCGAGTGCAAGCGCCTGCTCACCGAGTGGCCGGCCACCGTCGCGCGTTACCGCGCGGATTTCTACGAGTACAAGGTGCGTGACAAGGTGTTCAAGCAGAGCTTGTTCACGGAGTCCTTGTCTCATCTCAAGGTGCCGAAGGTCGCGCTGCCTCGTCATGAAGACTGGGGTGATGTGCTGCGCTGGCTGCTGACGGAGAACCTGCCGGGCGAGTTCCCGTTTGCCGCTGGGGTGTTCCCCCTGAAGCGCGAAGGGGAAGATCCCGCGCGCATGTTCGCCGGCGAAGGCGGCCCCGAGCGCACCAACAAGCGCTTCCACTACGTGTCCCGCGGTCTACCCGCCAAGCGGCTGTCCACGGCGTTCGATTCTGTGACGTTGTACGGCGAAGACCCCGATCACCGCCCGGACATCTACGGCAAGATCGGCAACAGCGGTGTCTCCATCGCCAACGTTGACGACGCAAAGAAGCTCTACAGCGGCTTCGATCTGTCGAGCCCCTCGACCAGCGTCTCGATGACCATCAACGGCCCCGCGCCGATGCTGCTCGGCTTCTTCCTGAACGCTGCGGTGGACCAAGGCTGTGAGCGCTACATCCGCGAGCAAGGCCTGGTAGCTGACGTGGAGAGCAAGATGGACGCGCTCTACAAGGAGCGCGGCCTGCCCCGCCCCCAGTACAGCGGATCACTTCCCGAAGGAAACGATGGCTTGGGCTTATTGCTGCTTGGCGTCAGCGGCGACGAAGTCTTGCCGCTGGAGACGTACAACAAGCTCAAGGCGGACGTGCTGTCTCGCGTGCGCGGCACCGTGCAGGCGGACATCCTCAA
This sequence is a window from Polyangiaceae bacterium. Protein-coding genes within it:
- a CDS encoding IgGFc-binding protein — translated: MTKWVSRVAFLAAAGGLFAGGCSASSGGGSGVSNGGNSGSGNSGGSGAEGGFGAFGGSGGQIDGGGGSGGGNAGGIPETCAQAQAQKSYLGCEYWPTVTNNAGLDEGFEFAVVAANPTKSDAVVTVEFQGQMLASTTIAPGGLDTIRLPWVTALKQTFPNFTSALVQAGAFHVTSSVPITLYQFNPLEFERPGDANCPAPCNSFTNDASILIPTTALGSDYYVMSYPTHHVGIGPTGFGPSSWNDAPGFLAVTATEDGTQVTVNTAAYVRSGSGVSALSPGQQGSYSMNRGDVLILSSGTMPAQATPQPNKPCGTELVSLGQEATLCPSPKEYDLTGSRITSTKPVSVIGGHDCTFVPYSRFACDHLEESMFPTETLGQDLVVTAPQSVAGIQSNPGQPDNMFVRVMSAADGNNIDFDPAVNGSVTLNAGEWIEIGPITSDFRIQSDDRIMVSQYMVGENFSGQSVGAGDPALSIAIPVEQYRLEYTFLAPTTYTYNFVNIVAPPGANITIDGNPVDQGQFTAIGNSGFNVARVQVPGGAHAMKGDKNFGIVVYGYASYTSYMYPGGLNLEKVEIVPR
- a CDS encoding AgmX/PglI C-terminal domain-containing protein, with product MARRFPAVLLTWLLVACGSASPEPTAPAEPTAAPPPQKPQRPAGPLRVRLEAKRVFLGSEEHLLRTPFDFPQQPTPRSPEAFQLVLGEDATGASLNALLEASSEAGWPIAELANQGPAIRLRLASTSSVPASTELTTILLWPQLLHAGRLSLPEGNDPIDGVSSTTFPYGINVRGTSQCSGGSCDQVRLQVSPVTPLSEVRDVLNQVALANAGPVEALLIGGEMRPPGATLVGVGHTTVAGRLPPAEIQRVVRAAYGDFRKCYEDGLRRDASLTGKVTVRFVIGRDGKASHASVDPQATNIPDTEVVDCILRHYDALQFPKPEGGIVTVVYPIFFSPGE
- a CDS encoding proline--tRNA ligase — protein: MRYSRALLPTVKEAPADATTTSHILLLRAGYVRRVGAGIYSFLPLGVRVLRKIEAIVREEMNKAGAEEVLLPALLPAEYFQETNRWTLFGDTLMRLKDRKGGDYHLGPTHEEIITDLARREIHSYRDVPKNLYQIQTKFRDEPRPRAGLLRCREFLMKDAYSFDVSEDAAKQSYEAMRIAYRNIFDRCGFEYRMVGADSGAMGGSTSAEFQVLVHSGEDIIAACSSCEYAANAEVAGSTPAAPRGPEASSVPALEKVITPKQKTIEEVSKFLKREPADFLKSLLYVADNEVVMAVVRGNHELNEIKLARVLGVDEVFLASPEDIRKATGAEVGFAGPVGFKGKLIIDRDAASVSDAVTGANETDHHLLHVQYGRDFEGQVADIRMVAEGDPCPNCGEQLKLYRGIEAGHIFILGTHYSAQMGATYLDEKQEKKPLVMGCYGIGVSRLVAAAIEQHNDKDGIRWPMSIAPYQVHIVQLGMEPEVAAAVGELEAQLESAGLEVLVDDREGRPGGKFKDADLIGIPLRVTIGARSLQNGGVELKLRTETDPKKAELVPTADAAKKIVGMVKELLANPRQGITGAQPPKEAQ
- a CDS encoding aminotransferase class I/II-fold pyridoxal phosphate-dependent enzyme, whose translation is MHAGVPSARPHHTLAPSIAQTATYKFQSTADLVQYMRGEDADAGREEYGRYGNPTVHELEQRMAALEGTADCVAFSSGMAAVTTMLLSLTKAGDHVVLFRDCYRRTRQFVTQMLSRFGVEHTLVEPGDLEALDRAITKQTRVVVSESPTNPYNFCVDFGEMAAICKRHGRVRTVVDATFATPYNCRPAEFGVDLVLHSATKYLGGHNDVMGGVVSGPGHLISLLRETRGVLGGILDPHAAFLILRGLRSLGIRMQRQNQTALAVAQALEAHPKIERVFYTGLESHPSHAIARRQLKGGGGIVSFVVKGGQDAASRLIDACQLATIASSLGGVETLIEQPRYMSFFELDEAGLAQVGIDPALVRLAVGVEETDDVVSDLLQALDQV
- a CDS encoding methylmalonyl-CoA mutase family protein, with protein sequence MDQTQSVESQDSQPSKQPVAQSGNGHVSPYKPTHHVRLVTAASLFDGHDAAINIMRRILQASGAEVIHLGHNRSVAEIVDCAIQEDAQGICLTSYQGGHVEYLKYMHDLLKERGARIKIFGGGGGTILPSEIEELHAYGIDRIYSPDDGRSLGLQGMIDDVMRQCDFAVGKPSDAEPLLGQVKSDKPAVLARLISLVENYPEETQALQDSLSAKSEAIKTPVLGITGTGGAGKSSLVDELVRRFLLDQPDKRLAIISVDPSKRKSGGALLGDRIRMNSIHDDRIYMRSLATRQSNLALSRYVKHSIQLAKLAGFDLVIVETSGIGQSDTEITEHSDVALYVMTAEYGAATQLEKIDMLDFADVIAINKFDKRGSLDALRDVRRQYKRNHQLFQASDDELPIFGSIASQFNDPGTNQLYQRLMQTIAEKTGANALGPQRELSAAESEKRYVIPPERVRYLAEICDSSKAYDEFVDTQAGYASALYQLHGALGLFGSTNGAPPPQNKREVGALVPDLKSEEGDATRKALVDRYIEIEAKLDRECKRLLTEWPATVARYRADFYEYKVRDKVFKQSLFTESLSHLKVPKVALPRHEDWGDVLRWLLTENLPGEFPFAAGVFPLKREGEDPARMFAGEGGPERTNKRFHYVSRGLPAKRLSTAFDSVTLYGEDPDHRPDIYGKIGNSGVSIANVDDAKKLYSGFDLSSPSTSVSMTINGPAPMLLGFFLNAAVDQGCERYIREQGLVADVESKMDALYKERGLPRPQYSGSLPEGNDGLGLLLLGVSGDEVLPLETYNKLKADVLSRVRGTVQADILKEDQAQNTCIFSTEFALRMMGDIQQYFIDHRVRNFYSVSISGYHIAEAGANPISQLAFTLANGFTFVEYYLSRGMNIDDFAPNFSFFFSNGMDPEYSVMGRVARRIWSKAIKQKYKGNDRSQKLKYHIQTSGRSLHAQEIAFNDIRTTLQALYALYDNCNSLHTNAYDEAITTPTEESVRRAMAIQLIINKELGLNTNENPLQGAFIIEELTDLVEQAVLTEFRNISERGGVLGAMERMYQRSKIQEESLYYEQLKHDGRMPIVGVNTFLDDKGSPTIIPAEVIRSTTEEKEFAISSRDAFKLRNKQRGAQALTNLQRAAVENANLFEALMETSKVCTLGQISDALYQVGGQYRRNM